A stretch of the Cellulomonas sp. WB94 genome encodes the following:
- a CDS encoding FAD-dependent oxidoreductase, with the protein MESWDAVVVGAGVGGLVAARDLAAGGLRVLVVEQRATPGGSVGRHEVAGLTLDSGAESFATRGGAVAALADELGLGARIVAPNPRGAWVQLASGAGPLPRTGLLGIPADPWSRDVRQTIGLVGALRAVLDRVLPARVGTGAGSAGSGTTLGALVRARMGRRVLDRLVRPVVAGVHAADPDDLAVDAVSPGLLAALAAHGSLGSAVGHLRALAPAGAAVAGLDGGMHVLVDALVTDLAERGVPVRTGVRVEAVQRIGAAQRVEAEPGGTTAPTFEITLGAVPGAAPTAPTFEITLGAVPGAAPTARPIGRAEAPPELVVRADRLVLTTAEAAGLLPAVVPGLGDLHPDPGADVVLVTLVLDAPELDAAPRGTGVLVAPGVHRVRAKALTHGTAKWAWLARDAGPGRHVVRLSYGVAGSPAVGTYATPEGTEPADPRALGDGALAALALRDASTLLGVTLSADQLVASARVAWSQALPRPSAAHSATVARVRAAVAGVRGLAVCGAWVAGNGLASVVPDARRAADALLQEDRDGAPSAL; encoded by the coding sequence GTGGAGTCCTGGGACGCTGTCGTCGTCGGGGCCGGCGTCGGCGGGCTCGTCGCGGCGCGTGACCTCGCCGCGGGCGGGCTGCGGGTGCTCGTGGTCGAGCAGCGCGCGACGCCGGGCGGCTCGGTCGGGCGGCACGAGGTCGCCGGGCTGACCCTCGACTCCGGAGCCGAGTCGTTCGCGACGCGGGGCGGGGCGGTCGCGGCGCTGGCCGACGAGCTCGGTCTCGGGGCCCGGATCGTCGCGCCGAACCCCCGCGGGGCGTGGGTGCAGCTCGCGTCGGGCGCCGGACCGCTGCCACGCACCGGGCTGCTCGGCATCCCGGCAGACCCGTGGTCGCGCGACGTGCGCCAGACGATCGGGCTGGTCGGGGCTCTGCGTGCGGTTCTCGACCGGGTGCTGCCCGCCCGGGTCGGCACGGGTGCGGGGTCGGCGGGGAGCGGCACGACGCTCGGGGCGCTCGTGCGGGCACGCATGGGTCGGCGCGTGCTGGACCGGCTCGTGCGGCCGGTCGTCGCGGGCGTCCACGCTGCGGACCCCGACGACCTCGCGGTCGACGCCGTCTCCCCCGGACTCCTGGCAGCTCTGGCCGCGCACGGGTCGCTCGGCTCCGCCGTCGGGCACCTGCGCGCGCTGGCACCGGCCGGGGCCGCCGTGGCGGGGCTCGACGGCGGGATGCACGTGCTCGTCGACGCGCTCGTCACGGACCTGGCCGAGCGGGGTGTGCCGGTCAGGACGGGCGTGCGGGTCGAGGCAGTCCAGCGGATCGGGGCAGCTCAGCGGGTCGAGGCCGAGCCGGGCGGGACGACCGCCCCGACGTTCGAGATCACGCTCGGGGCCGTTCCCGGGGCAGCGCCGACCGCCCCGACGTTCGAGATCACGCTCGGGGCCGTTCCCGGGGCAGCGCCGACCGCCCGGCCGATCGGACGCGCCGAGGCTCCGCCCGAGCTGGTGGTCCGCGCCGACCGGCTCGTGCTCACGACGGCCGAGGCCGCCGGGCTGCTGCCCGCCGTCGTGCCCGGGCTCGGCGACCTGCACCCCGACCCCGGTGCCGACGTCGTCCTCGTCACGCTCGTCCTCGACGCCCCCGAGCTCGACGCGGCGCCGCGCGGCACGGGTGTCCTGGTCGCGCCGGGGGTGCACCGCGTGCGGGCGAAGGCGCTCACGCACGGGACCGCCAAGTGGGCGTGGCTCGCCCGGGACGCGGGGCCCGGCCGTCACGTCGTCCGCCTGTCCTACGGCGTCGCCGGGTCGCCGGCCGTCGGCACCTACGCCACCCCGGAGGGCACCGAGCCGGCCGACCCGCGCGCTCTGGGCGACGGCGCCCTCGCGGCCCTCGCGCTGCGGGACGCCTCGACCCTGCTCGGGGTCACCCTGTCCGCCGACCAGCTGGTGGCCTCCGCGCGGGTCGCGTGGTCGCAGGCGCTGCCCCGCCCGAGCGCCGCCCACAGCGCCACGGTCGCCCGGGTCCGGGCGGCGGTCGCAGGCGTGCGTGGGTTGGCCGTGTGCGGCGCCTGGGTCGCCGGCAACGGGCTGGCCTCGGTCGTCCCGGATGCTCGTCGGGCCGCCGACGCACTCCTCCAGGAGGACCGCGACGGCGCACCGTCCGCGCTCTGA
- a CDS encoding ScyD/ScyE family protein has product MRSLPRYRGLALLASVSVVLLLAASSASAHDAPPHDDAVRVVASGPGLTVGSAVGPDGALYVTDASAGTLVRVDPRTGRSLVVADGLPVQGAPGVGGPMDVAFLDGTAYVLVTFVGPDVGGTGINGIYRIDGHGATPIADIGAFATANPPATDYVVPSGLQFAFIAYRGAFLVTDGHHNRVYRVTTSGEVSVAAAFADDVPTGITSRGRTVWMTFAGPVPHLPESGRVVRLDLASQSAVPIASGARLAVDVAVKGSDLYVLSQGQLPAGAEPGTPALPGTGALYRVAGDGTMRLVVDGLDRPTSLQIIGRTAYIVTLDGEIDAVSLARHGGSH; this is encoded by the coding sequence ATGCGTTCACTCCCGCGGTACCGAGGTCTGGCACTCCTCGCGTCCGTCTCTGTCGTCCTGCTCCTCGCCGCCAGCAGCGCGTCGGCGCACGACGCTCCACCTCACGACGACGCGGTACGGGTGGTCGCCTCCGGGCCCGGCCTGACGGTCGGCAGCGCCGTCGGACCAGACGGCGCGCTGTATGTCACCGACGCGTCAGCCGGGACCCTCGTCCGGGTCGACCCCCGCACCGGTCGATCCCTTGTCGTCGCCGACGGTCTGCCCGTCCAGGGTGCGCCGGGGGTCGGCGGTCCGATGGACGTCGCGTTCCTCGACGGCACCGCGTACGTGCTGGTGACGTTCGTCGGCCCGGACGTCGGTGGCACCGGGATCAACGGCATCTACAGGATCGACGGGCACGGGGCGACCCCGATCGCCGACATCGGTGCCTTCGCAACGGCGAACCCGCCCGCGACGGACTACGTCGTGCCGAGCGGCCTCCAGTTCGCCTTCATCGCGTACCGCGGCGCCTTCTTGGTGACGGACGGGCACCACAACCGGGTGTACCGGGTCACGACCAGCGGCGAGGTGTCGGTGGCTGCCGCCTTCGCGGACGACGTGCCGACCGGCATCACGAGCCGCGGCCGGACCGTGTGGATGACCTTCGCGGGCCCGGTCCCCCACCTGCCGGAGAGCGGCAGGGTGGTCCGGCTCGACCTCGCCTCGCAGTCGGCGGTCCCGATCGCATCAGGCGCTCGCCTGGCGGTGGACGTCGCGGTCAAGGGCTCCGACTTGTACGTGCTGTCGCAGGGCCAGCTGCCGGCCGGCGCCGAGCCAGGAACGCCCGCTCTGCCTGGCACCGGTGCCCTGTACCGCGTCGCGGGCGACGGCACGATGCGGCTGGTCGTCGACGGCCTCGACCGGCCCACGTCGCTGCAGATCATCGGTCGCACCGCGTACATCGTCACGCTGGACGGCGAGATCGACGCGGTGTCGCTCGCCCGCCACGGCGGGTCGCACTAG
- a CDS encoding uroporphyrinogen-III synthase translates to MTATVRGATTEPPGGHGPLDGLRVLVPRATDGPDPLVIALTANGAEPVTVPLIQTVPPEDPTELDDVLLALGIGYYGWLAVTSGAAVPVLADRAVEIGTTLAELVEDLHVAAVGPATERALRDAGVRVDLVPRGASSAIHLLTAWPPLPAASAPAEEGSAASRVLVPRGDLAAPTLAAGLRGRGWSVDEIVAYRTVPGPAPDDVTRADWSEGRIGAVVLTSGSSARNLVELLGPPPPGTLVVCLGPSTAAVAERIGLDVGTVATEQTPTGLVAALVDALAATHPPRQSR, encoded by the coding sequence ATGACCGCCACGGTCCGCGGCGCCACCACCGAACCCCCCGGCGGGCACGGTCCGCTCGACGGGCTGCGCGTCCTGGTCCCCCGCGCGACCGACGGACCCGACCCGCTCGTCATCGCGCTCACCGCCAACGGCGCCGAGCCGGTGACCGTCCCGCTCATCCAGACCGTCCCGCCCGAGGACCCGACCGAGCTCGACGACGTGCTGCTCGCGCTCGGCATCGGGTACTACGGGTGGCTCGCGGTGACGAGCGGCGCGGCGGTCCCCGTGCTGGCGGACCGCGCGGTCGAGATCGGCACGACCCTCGCCGAGCTCGTCGAGGACCTGCACGTCGCCGCCGTCGGGCCCGCGACCGAACGCGCGCTCCGGGACGCAGGCGTGCGCGTCGACCTCGTGCCCCGTGGCGCGTCGTCGGCGATCCACCTGCTCACCGCGTGGCCCCCGCTGCCCGCCGCCTCGGCGCCGGCTGAGGAGGGCTCGGCCGCGTCACGGGTCCTCGTCCCACGCGGCGACCTCGCCGCCCCCACCCTCGCGGCCGGCCTGCGCGGGCGCGGCTGGTCGGTCGACGAGATCGTCGCCTACCGCACGGTCCCCGGCCCCGCGCCCGACGACGTGACCCGCGCCGACTGGTCCGAGGGCCGCATCGGCGCCGTGGTGCTCACGTCCGGCAGCTCGGCGCGCAACCTCGTCGAGCTGCTCGGTCCCCCGCCGCCCGGCACGCTCGTCGTGTGCCTCGGCCCGAGCACCGCGGCCGTTGCTGAGCGCATCGGCCTCGACGTCGGGACCGTCGCGACCGAGCAGACGCCCACCGGTCTCGTCGCGGCGCTCGTCGACGCACTCGCTGCTACCCACCCACCACGACAGTCGAGGTGA
- the hemL gene encoding glutamate-1-semialdehyde 2,1-aminomutase translates to MTGLDATSAAYFERTQAVIPGGVNSPVRAYGSVGGTPRFLASARGAYVTDVDGREYVDLVGSWGPALLGHAHPAVVEAVQQAAARGLSFGAPTLTEVELAEEIRSRVPAAERLRLVSTGTEATMTAVRLARGVTGRDRIIKFAGCYHGHVDSLLAAAGSGVATLALPGSAGVTAAVAAETIVLPYNDLAAVEAAFAEHGSTIAAVITEAAAANMGVVPPRPGFNAALARIAHAHGALLIQDEVLTGFRVGPGGWWGLEGAVEGWAPDLLTFGKVIGGGLPVAAVGGRADVLGALAPLGPVYQAGTLSGNPVATAAGLATLRAADAGVYARVDAVAATLRGALTSALDAAGVAHVVQSAGSLFSVVFGAAAAERGAHDYTDMLASESWRYAPFFHALLDAGVYAPPSGFEAWFVSAAHDDAAVERIVAALPAAARAAAAATAPA, encoded by the coding sequence ATGACCGGGTTGGACGCCACGTCGGCGGCGTACTTCGAGCGGACGCAGGCGGTCATCCCCGGCGGGGTCAACTCGCCGGTGCGCGCGTACGGGTCGGTCGGCGGCACGCCGCGGTTCCTGGCGTCGGCACGCGGCGCCTACGTGACCGACGTCGACGGGCGCGAGTACGTCGACCTCGTCGGCTCGTGGGGCCCGGCGCTCCTGGGCCACGCGCACCCGGCCGTCGTCGAGGCGGTCCAGCAGGCCGCCGCACGCGGGCTGTCGTTCGGCGCGCCCACGCTCACCGAGGTCGAGCTCGCGGAGGAGATCCGGTCCCGCGTCCCGGCGGCCGAGCGGCTCCGGCTCGTCTCGACCGGCACCGAGGCCACCATGACCGCCGTGCGGCTCGCCCGCGGGGTGACGGGCCGCGACCGCATCATCAAGTTCGCCGGCTGCTACCACGGACACGTCGACTCGCTCCTGGCCGCCGCCGGCTCGGGCGTCGCGACGCTCGCGCTTCCCGGGTCGGCCGGGGTCACCGCCGCGGTCGCCGCCGAGACGATCGTGCTGCCCTACAACGACCTCGCCGCGGTCGAGGCCGCGTTCGCCGAGCACGGCAGCACGATCGCCGCCGTCATCACCGAGGCCGCCGCGGCGAACATGGGTGTCGTCCCGCCGCGGCCCGGGTTCAACGCGGCGCTGGCCCGCATCGCCCACGCGCACGGCGCCCTGCTCATCCAGGACGAGGTGCTGACGGGGTTCCGCGTCGGGCCCGGCGGGTGGTGGGGCCTCGAGGGTGCCGTCGAGGGCTGGGCCCCCGACCTGCTCACGTTCGGCAAGGTCATCGGCGGCGGCCTGCCCGTCGCGGCGGTGGGTGGCCGGGCGGACGTCCTGGGCGCTCTCGCGCCGCTTGGGCCTGTCTACCAGGCCGGCACCTTGTCCGGGAATCCCGTCGCGACCGCCGCCGGGCTCGCGACCCTGCGCGCCGCCGACGCCGGGGTCTACGCGCGCGTCGACGCCGTCGCCGCGACGCTGCGGGGCGCACTCACGTCGGCACTCGACGCGGCGGGCGTCGCGCACGTGGTCCAGTCGGCCGGCAGCCTCTTCAGCGTCGTCTTCGGAGCAGCCGCCGCCGAGCGCGGTGCCCACGACTACACCGACATGCTGGCCAGCGAGTCGTGGCGGTACGCGCCGTTCTTCCACGCGCTGCTCGACGCGGGCGTGTACGCGCCGCCGTCGGGCTTCGAGGCGTGGTTCGTCTCGGCCGCGCACGACGACGCCGCGGTCGAGCGGATCGTCGCCGCGCTGCCGGCCGCCGCACGGGCCGCCGCGGCGGCGACTGCACCCGCCTGA
- the hemB gene encoding porphobilinogen synthase, which translates to MPSDLPSPGRIRPRRTRTTPAMRRLVAQTHLDPAQLVLPLFVREGLTEPRPISSMPGVVQHSRESLRRAVTEAATAGLGGVMLFGIPEHRDATGTQATHPDGILNVALADTVTEVGEALVIQADLCLDEFTDHGHCGVLTPSGAVDNDATLVRYADMALAQARAGAHLVGLSGMMDGQVGVVRDALDGAGYLDVAVLAYAAKYASAFYGPFREAVESTLVGDRRTYQMDPANRREAIREVAIDIAEGADIIMVKPALAYLDVLADVAATSTVPVAAYQVSGEYAMIEAAAANGWIDRRRAVMESVLSIRRAGADHVLTYWAVELAGWLDEEIA; encoded by the coding sequence ATGCCGAGCGACCTGCCCTCGCCCGGCCGCATCCGCCCCCGGCGCACGCGCACGACGCCGGCCATGCGCCGCCTCGTCGCGCAGACCCACCTCGACCCGGCCCAGCTCGTGCTCCCGCTGTTCGTCCGGGAGGGCCTGACCGAGCCGCGGCCGATCAGCTCGATGCCGGGCGTCGTCCAGCACTCGCGCGAGTCGCTGCGCCGGGCCGTCACCGAGGCCGCGACGGCCGGGCTCGGCGGAGTCATGCTCTTCGGCATCCCTGAGCACCGGGACGCGACCGGCACGCAGGCGACTCACCCGGACGGCATCCTCAACGTGGCCCTCGCGGACACCGTCACCGAGGTCGGGGAGGCGCTCGTCATCCAGGCCGACCTGTGCCTCGACGAGTTCACCGACCACGGCCACTGCGGGGTCCTCACACCGTCCGGTGCGGTCGACAACGACGCGACCCTCGTGCGGTACGCCGACATGGCCCTCGCGCAGGCCCGGGCGGGTGCCCACCTCGTCGGGCTCAGCGGCATGATGGACGGCCAGGTCGGCGTCGTCCGAGACGCGCTGGACGGGGCGGGGTACCTCGACGTGGCGGTCCTGGCCTACGCCGCGAAGTACGCGTCGGCGTTCTACGGCCCGTTCCGCGAAGCTGTCGAGTCGACGCTCGTGGGCGACCGCCGCACCTACCAGATGGACCCCGCGAACCGCCGCGAGGCGATCCGCGAGGTCGCGATCGACATCGCCGAGGGCGCCGACATCATCATGGTGAAGCCCGCACTGGCCTACCTCGACGTGCTGGCGGACGTGGCCGCGACCTCGACCGTGCCCGTCGCGGCGTACCAGGTGTCCGGGGAGTACGCGATGATCGAGGCCGCCGCGGCGAACGGCTGGATCGACCGCCGCCGCGCGGTGATGGAATCGGTGCTGAGCATCCGACGGGCCGGCGCGGACCACGTGCTGACCTACTGGGCCGTCGAGCTGGCCGGATGGCTGGACGAGGAGATCGCATGA
- a CDS encoding LuxR family transcriptional regulator codes for MTQPAFVGRGTEFGVMERVWQDVSAGVRRVVFLGAEAGGGKSRFVVESALALHGEGAGVLWGGCVAEMGMAYDPFVEPLGTLLGAVYPDGDGPGPDPLAVQRLGALTGTRVAQPADGIRIEDLCRAVADILQWATTVRPVVLVLEDLHWAGPAALEVLKYVVRRCVDLPLLVLATLRSPGPSVSTELSAVISNLFAADGVLRLDLAGLDVADITTYLVRNSIVGSVHARQAAAAMRDSTGGNPFLLREVCRQLDKEALLAGRPAPISAPGAFAALVAERIGALPGHGRDVIRLAAVMGEEVDVGELSAAMERLVGERVSRAETVAALELAKVAGLLDATALEDAAARFPHALARQAVIETLSDLEQAQSHAAVALTLEDRPSARRRTIRLAAHYAGAAVLGFEAQASTYLAEAGDLTNAASAHAEAADYYERAARFAQGTRTRDELRLSAARSALLGWQCQRARSLDEVVAGSPDPELRLRAAIGYSSASWHDGQEVATARRLLADALLAPDDSPADLRVVATVCLARAHAWSGDAATGRLLGSSAIARAHELGDPEVLARVLSISLNDGSSFEQIDQTLERTRELMTLAQGTTMQVRLGRAHYHRCASHYVKGEPSELTAAARDLEWVADRARQPFWRWVSDAVAFGLALAHAELDRAETVLAQAIRDSEVVGHAVSGTDGLMTFALRRESGLPVGAAGLLPRPGDVGVWPPAALALAAEVRDAETCRGWLQHVMSGDLGHLQASASWPAALGYLVDAAVWLGDAAVAERLVPLVARYEGFNLLGSEFLHPLGSADLPLAMLESLLGRPEARAHFESALAMNERMGATLHIAHTLVAYARHLSTHPAPDVNAEALSARARVLAEDHGLVRVRRDLDELADRRRTPWGLTAREDEVLGLLRLGLSNRGIARTLVISEHTAANHVRNILMKTHSSNRTQAAMLRPPELCR; via the coding sequence ATGACGCAGCCCGCCTTCGTCGGACGTGGGACAGAGTTCGGCGTCATGGAGCGGGTCTGGCAGGACGTCTCGGCCGGGGTGCGCCGGGTGGTCTTCCTCGGGGCCGAGGCCGGCGGCGGCAAGTCTCGGTTCGTGGTCGAGTCGGCGCTCGCCCTGCACGGCGAAGGCGCCGGGGTGCTCTGGGGCGGCTGCGTCGCCGAGATGGGAATGGCCTACGACCCCTTCGTCGAGCCGCTCGGCACGCTGCTGGGGGCGGTGTACCCGGACGGCGACGGGCCTGGCCCGGACCCGCTCGCCGTCCAGCGGTTGGGAGCCCTCACCGGCACCCGCGTCGCGCAACCGGCGGACGGGATCCGGATCGAGGACCTGTGCCGCGCTGTCGCTGACATCCTCCAGTGGGCGACCACCGTTCGCCCGGTGGTGCTCGTCCTGGAAGACCTGCACTGGGCCGGGCCGGCTGCCCTCGAGGTGCTCAAGTACGTCGTCCGCCGATGCGTCGACCTGCCGCTGCTCGTGCTCGCCACGCTGCGGAGCCCCGGCCCGTCGGTGTCGACCGAGCTCAGCGCCGTGATCAGCAACCTCTTCGCTGCTGATGGTGTCCTCCGGCTCGACCTCGCCGGGCTCGACGTCGCAGACATCACCACCTACCTCGTGCGGAACTCGATCGTCGGAAGCGTCCACGCCCGTCAGGCGGCTGCTGCCATGCGTGACTCCACCGGTGGAAACCCCTTCCTGCTGCGCGAGGTCTGCCGTCAGCTCGACAAGGAGGCCCTCCTCGCCGGCCGCCCTGCGCCCATCTCCGCACCGGGCGCCTTCGCCGCGCTGGTGGCCGAACGAATTGGGGCGCTTCCCGGCCACGGGCGAGACGTCATCCGCCTCGCGGCAGTGATGGGCGAGGAGGTCGACGTGGGCGAACTGAGTGCCGCGATGGAGCGACTGGTGGGGGAGCGGGTCTCCCGGGCCGAGACAGTGGCCGCGCTCGAGCTCGCCAAGGTTGCCGGGCTGCTCGACGCGACCGCCTTGGAGGACGCTGCGGCCCGGTTCCCGCATGCCCTGGCGCGCCAGGCCGTGATCGAGACCCTGAGCGACCTGGAGCAGGCTCAGAGCCACGCTGCCGTCGCGCTCACCCTGGAGGATCGGCCGTCGGCACGCCGGCGCACGATCCGGCTCGCGGCACACTACGCCGGCGCCGCCGTCCTCGGCTTCGAGGCGCAGGCATCGACCTACCTCGCCGAGGCGGGCGACCTGACCAACGCTGCGTCGGCGCACGCCGAGGCGGCCGACTACTACGAGAGGGCGGCGAGGTTCGCCCAGGGCACGCGGACCCGTGACGAGCTGAGGCTCTCCGCCGCACGTAGCGCGCTGCTCGGCTGGCAGTGCCAGCGGGCGCGTTCGCTCGATGAGGTGGTGGCGGGGAGCCCCGATCCGGAGCTCCGCCTCCGTGCGGCGATCGGGTACTCGTCGGCGAGCTGGCACGACGGCCAGGAGGTCGCGACCGCCCGCCGGCTCCTGGCCGACGCCCTTCTGGCTCCCGACGACAGCCCCGCCGACCTGCGCGTCGTCGCCACCGTCTGCCTCGCCCGGGCGCACGCCTGGAGCGGCGACGCGGCTACCGGGCGACTGCTCGGCAGCAGCGCGATCGCCCGTGCGCACGAGCTCGGCGATCCGGAGGTCTTGGCGCGGGTGCTGTCCATCTCCCTCAATGACGGCAGCAGCTTCGAGCAGATCGACCAGACGCTCGAGCGCACCCGGGAACTCATGACACTCGCCCAAGGGACCACGATGCAGGTCCGGCTGGGCCGCGCCCACTACCACCGGTGTGCCTCGCACTACGTCAAGGGTGAGCCGAGCGAGCTGACGGCGGCGGCCCGTGATCTGGAGTGGGTGGCCGACCGGGCGCGGCAGCCGTTCTGGCGCTGGGTCAGTGACGCGGTCGCCTTCGGGCTGGCTCTGGCCCACGCGGAGCTCGATCGCGCCGAGACGGTGCTCGCTCAGGCGATCCGCGATTCTGAAGTCGTCGGGCACGCCGTCTCTGGCACGGACGGGCTGATGACCTTCGCCCTCCGACGTGAGTCCGGACTACCGGTGGGTGCGGCGGGCCTCCTGCCCCGCCCCGGCGACGTCGGCGTGTGGCCACCAGCAGCGCTGGCGTTGGCGGCCGAGGTGCGCGACGCCGAGACCTGCCGGGGGTGGCTGCAGCACGTGATGTCAGGTGACCTGGGTCATCTGCAAGCATCGGCGTCGTGGCCGGCGGCCCTCGGGTACCTGGTGGACGCCGCGGTCTGGCTCGGTGATGCCGCCGTGGCCGAGCGCCTGGTTCCCCTGGTCGCCCGGTACGAGGGCTTCAACCTGCTCGGGTCGGAGTTCTTGCACCCGCTCGGCAGCGCGGACCTGCCACTGGCGATGCTCGAGTCGTTGCTCGGCCGGCCCGAGGCCCGCGCGCACTTCGAGAGCGCGCTGGCGATGAACGAACGGATGGGCGCCACCTTGCACATTGCTCACACGCTTGTCGCGTACGCGCGCCACCTGAGCACGCACCCAGCTCCCGACGTCAACGCCGAGGCGCTGTCGGCACGGGCCCGGGTGCTGGCCGAGGACCACGGACTGGTACGCGTCCGGCGTGACCTGGACGAGCTAGCCGACCGACGGCGGACACCGTGGGGTCTCACGGCCCGGGAGGACGAGGTGCTGGGGCTCCTCCGGCTCGGGTTGAGCAACCGCGGGATCGCCCGGACGCTCGTGATCAGCGAGCACACGGCCGCCAACCACGTGCGCAACATCCTGATGAAGACGCACTCGTCCAACCGCACGCAGGCGGCGATGCTCCGGCCCCCGGAGCTCTGCCGATGA
- the hemC gene encoding hydroxymethylbilane synthase, translating into MPSTVRIGTRASTLALTQTGHVADALTRSGAGDIELVEVRTDGDRLTGSLASLGGTGVFVTALRDALLDGRCDVAVHSLKDLPTGPAEGLVIGAVPVREDPRDALCARHSWTLESLPEGARVGTGSPRRAAQLLAVRPDLDIVDIRGNVDTRLRRVARDDLDAVVLACAGLARLGRLEAITQALDPAVMTPAPGQGALAVEVRADLDPESPLHRALAALDHPATRLAVVAERALLARLEAGCAAPVGALAWLSPTGDVLTLDSVVTGPDGRRQLRRSASTAMPGAPAEPGVADGHRARTAVDLGNRLADELLASGAAELADLGPR; encoded by the coding sequence ATGCCCTCGACCGTCCGTATCGGCACACGTGCGAGCACACTGGCCCTCACCCAGACCGGTCACGTGGCCGACGCGCTGACCCGCTCGGGCGCCGGGGACATCGAGCTCGTCGAGGTCCGCACGGACGGGGACCGGCTCACGGGCTCGCTCGCGTCGCTCGGCGGCACCGGGGTCTTCGTCACCGCGCTGCGGGACGCGCTGCTCGACGGCCGGTGCGACGTCGCCGTCCACTCGCTCAAGGACCTGCCCACCGGCCCCGCCGAGGGTCTGGTCATCGGCGCGGTCCCGGTCCGCGAGGACCCGCGCGACGCACTGTGCGCCCGGCACTCCTGGACGCTCGAGTCGCTGCCCGAGGGCGCACGCGTCGGGACCGGCTCCCCGCGCCGCGCCGCCCAGCTGCTTGCCGTCCGCCCCGACCTCGACATCGTGGACATCCGCGGCAACGTCGACACGCGCCTGCGCCGGGTCGCGCGCGACGACCTCGACGCGGTCGTCCTCGCGTGCGCGGGCCTGGCACGGCTCGGCCGGCTCGAGGCCATCACGCAGGCGCTCGACCCGGCGGTCATGACGCCGGCGCCCGGGCAGGGCGCGCTCGCGGTCGAGGTCCGCGCCGATCTCGACCCCGAGTCCCCGCTGCATCGTGCCCTCGCGGCGCTCGACCACCCGGCGACCCGGCTCGCGGTCGTCGCCGAGCGTGCGCTCCTGGCCCGCCTCGAGGCCGGGTGCGCCGCACCCGTCGGCGCGCTCGCGTGGCTCTCGCCCACAGGCGACGTCCTGACGCTCGACTCGGTCGTGACCGGCCCCGACGGACGCCGACAGCTGCGCCGGTCGGCGTCGACCGCGATGCCGGGGGCCCCGGCAGAGCCCGGGGTCGCCGACGGCCACCGCGCCCGCACCGCTGTCGACCTCGGCAACCGGCTCGCCGACGAGCTGCTCGCCTCCGGCGCCGCCGAGCTCGCCGACCTGGGACCGCGATGA
- a CDS encoding YciI family protein yields MSKYLILYRSQNSAAEQLAGQDPAAAEASMQAWMTWAQKAGDAVVDFGMPTQSVAGAPDGQSFVGGYSIMQADSADEIQTVLEGHPHLESGGTIEVLELLAMPGM; encoded by the coding sequence ATGAGCAAGTACCTGATCCTGTACCGGTCGCAGAACAGTGCCGCCGAGCAGCTGGCCGGGCAGGACCCCGCCGCGGCCGAGGCCAGCATGCAGGCCTGGATGACGTGGGCGCAGAAGGCCGGAGACGCGGTCGTCGACTTCGGTATGCCCACCCAGTCGGTCGCGGGGGCGCCAGACGGTCAGAGCTTCGTCGGCGGCTACTCGATCATGCAGGCCGACTCCGCGGACGAGATCCAGACGGTTCTCGAAGGGCACCCCCACCTGGAGTCGGGCGGGACCATCGAGGTGCTGGAGCTGCTGGCGATGCCCGGCATGTAG